In Sphingobacterium sp. SYP-B4668, the sequence GCCATTATGGGGATACGAACTGGACAATGACCCTAAAGTGATGGAGAAATGGATAGATGCGGCCACCGATCATCATGTGAATCTGTTCATATTTGATTGGTACTGGTTTGATAATGGTCCATTTCTCGAGAGCACGCTTAATGATGGTTTTCTTAAGGCAAGCAACAATGATAAAATGCAATTTTACCTAATGTGGGCCAATCATGACGTAAAGCGTAACTATTGGAACGTTCATCAATTTCAAAAGGACGAATCTGTTTTGTGGCATGGAGCCGTAGGCCGTCCTGAATTCAATAATGTAGTACACCGGGTCATAGATAAATATTTCAAGAAGGACAATTACTTTAAGATCGATGGTGCGCCGGTTTTTTATGTGTTTGACCTGAATAATTTCGTCAAAGGGCTTGGTGGTTTGGAAAAAGCAAGGATAGCACTTGAATATTTTCGCGACGAAGTCCGTCGGGCAGGTTTTCCAGATTTACATTTTCAGGTAAGAGCTGGAGGCGATATGGAGCCCAGCATACTACATGCTTCTTTGAGTGAAGGTAAAGATATCAACGAAATTGTTGCTTTCTTGGGTATAAATAGTGTAACCAAATATGGCTGGGGACAAAAAGAAGACTATCTAGAATTGGGCAAAGAGTCCATGGAGAAGCGAGAAAGACTAGATCAGACATTGAATGTCCCTTACTTTCCGAATGTGTCCATTGCTTATGATGATACACCCAGATTCCCAGCAAGTGGAAAGAAGGATGTCGTCCACTATCACGATACACCACAGACCTTTGGGGCCTTTCTGCAAAAGGCCAAGCAGTACTGCGATGATCATCCCGATCAACCAAAGCTGATTACGCTATTTTCGTGGAATGAATGGGTTGAAGGAAGCTATCTCTTGCCCGATATGAAGAATGGGTTTAAATATCTCGAGACGGTGAAGGAAGTAATGACCGGTAATTATGATAAATATACGAAATGATTTTACCGCTAAACTTATCGATGACCGAGAATGATAGGAGATTATCGTGATACATTCAAACCTAATGGAACACATTCATGAATATAATCAAGGAATACATTGTGGATAAATAATCTTACGAGATGATTGATGCAACCAAGTCTACGACCTTAAGGAATAAATCGAGTTGCTGCATCACCTTTAAAAAACAAACCGAGTGAAACGAACTCATGGATACAAATGAGAGAAAACACTTCTCAATAATGATATACAGATGAAAAATTTATTTAGCGGCATCTTTATTTGCATCAGCTGCTTTGCTTGTAGCAAATCCAATGATGAGAATATTGCACTCACCCGTGCCGATGCTAGTCGCCTTGACAAAGCGATCAAGGCCAATGTCAACAGCGCACAAGATAGCTTTGTAATAAGTACCTTTCATGGTGTTCCGGGCACGGTAACCCCTTATTACCAGCAAATTTTGGAAAATACCAAATTGGCCAACTTTACACATTTTGAAACCACGTTTACTTCTGCTACCGGCAATTTAGAGGCCTTACGTATTGCCGAAGAATTGGGCTTGAAAGTCATTGTCCAAGACTATACGAGGTTTGGAGGATTTCAGAACTACCCAGCACAAATAGCCAATACCACCCCCACAAGTGTAGCTGAAGCGGTAGCGATGTATGGCGCTTATCGTTCATTTGCTGGGTATTTTGTCTGGGATGAACCCTTTTTGCAGCAATTGCCTCAAGTCAAGCAGGATTTGGATCTTTTAAAGCAGGCCGATCCCCAAAAGCTATTTCACATCGTAACCCTGCAGTCTTATAGCCCCACTTATACTTGGCAAAATGCACAATATCCTGCATACATTAATGCCCTCTTGTCGACTGTTCAGCCACCCATGTTGTCTACAAATTATTACGTATTCGACCAAGATATAGATAATGGAGTAGCGTTGACAGATTCCAAATTGTGGAAGGATTGGGGATTTATTCGTAAAAGAGCCTATGAAGGAGGAATCCCATTTTGGCTATATACGCAGTTGATGGGTGATATTCCAGGAAGTGCCCCCGGAAATATGACGGTCCCCAAGGTTGCAGTCCAAAACTACAGCGCTCTGGCATTGGGAGCCAAGGGAATTTCTTATTACAATACCATTAATGGTATTTTTGATGATCAAGGTACTCCTAATAGTCTATATCAAGGAGTCAAGGAATTAAACAAAGAGATATCTGTCATCGGTAATAAGCTTCTTAACACTCTTCCGGTCCTTGTCTATCCTACTATGGGGCTGTTGCATGGAGATTATCTCCATGTCATGTCACAATCACAACTTGTGAATTATGCGCCACCCGGCCTGTTGATTGCCGAATTTCGACGTGTTGAAGACACCACCACCTACCTGTTGGTCGTCAACCTCGATTATGCACAGCCCCATTCAGGTTCTATACAGCTAGATGCCGCTATAAACCTATTCTTGATCGACAAAGAAGATGGAGACGAACAGGCCGTTGCCTCCAATACAAGCGTTGTGAATTATGACCTACCCCCGGGTAGAGGGGAGTTATACCTCTTAAAATAGGCATTCGATATGAAGTATAGTTTTAGCTTAGCCTTTATTTTCACTTTCAGTCTGACCAACGGTCAGGCTGAAGGGAAAAATTCGACCATATCCCATTTTGCAGATTCGGCTAGTATCCTCAATTCTGACATTATGGACATCAAGAGTGTTCAGGATAGTTTCGTGATCAGCACCTTTCACGGTGTCCCGAGCACTCCATCGCCCTCTTATCAACGATTTTTGGAGAATACCAAGTTGGCAAATTTTACACATTTTGAAACCACATTCACCTCCTCTGCCGGTAATCTAGAGGCACTACGTATTGCAGAAGGTTTAGGCCTGAAGGTCATCGTCCAAGACTATGCAAGGTTCGGTGGATTTCAAAACTACCCAGCGCAGATAGCCAATACGACCAAGGCCAGCGTGGCAGAAGCCAAGGCCATGTACGGTAAGTATCGGTCTTTTGCAGGCTATTATATATGGGATGAACCTTTCTTAGAACAATTGCCCCAAGTTGGAAAGGACCTAGGTCTATTGAGACAGGCCGATCCCGATAAGTTGTTTGTAGTCACCACCCTCCAATCCTATAGTCCTACCTATACGTGGGAAAATGGACTGTACGCTATATATATGGATTCGCTCTTATCTACTGTCCAGCCGCCTATCCTTATTACAGATTATTATGTATTTGAAGAAGATATCGATAAGGGAGTTAAGCTTGAAGATTCCAAACTATGGAAAGATTGGGGATTCATTCGTAAACGAGCCGCTGAA encodes:
- a CDS encoding glycosyltransferase WbsX family protein — protein: MKTKTRILFITYVLVCSTLFSITGYGQAKQGESRVNKTTDYYVAAYIWPSCHHDERFGDMLWPERTGEWEVIKKGTPRFDGHYQPKQPLWGYELDNDPKVMEKWIDAATDHHVNLFIFDWYWFDNGPFLESTLNDGFLKASNNDKMQFYLMWANHDVKRNYWNVHQFQKDESVLWHGAVGRPEFNNVVHRVIDKYFKKDNYFKIDGAPVFYVFDLNNFVKGLGGLEKARIALEYFRDEVRRAGFPDLHFQVRAGGDMEPSILHASLSEGKDINEIVAFLGINSVTKYGWGQKEDYLELGKESMEKRERLDQTLNVPYFPNVSIAYDDTPRFPASGKKDVVHYHDTPQTFGAFLQKAKQYCDDHPDQPKLITLFSWNEWVEGSYLLPDMKNGFKYLETVKEVMTGNYDKYTK